ttattttctaggGCTTAAATTAACCTGAATTCATGAAATTAGAACGGAAATTTTGAAACGTTAAAACTAATTCGGGAGTTAACGAGTTGAATTGCGTAATTTTGACTCGTGTAATTCTGAAAGTCGTTAACTTGAAATTGGAAATGTGATTTTTCAGTAGATGTGTTTTTTTGTCTAGAATGTCATAATTACTTGTCTTATTTCTGTAAGGTTATAAGTTTTGACTGAAACTTAATATAAACCATTGATATCTATCAAGGTATAAACATTTATctcaaaaaaataaaaagtatatgaGAAAAGTGATTGTGAGCCAGTCCTTTAGTTGTGCTATCACCTGTTTGAAAGAAAAgtgaggtgttgtttgttttttttaagatgtttttgtctgaagatctgcggaccaCGTCTGTAAAGATGATGTGGCCTGAAGGTCTGTATGTATGTTGAATATTGAAGACTGTTttttttatgtctgcaaaataacttaatcaTGTATGCAGCAGttagaagcacatttctaagtctgcgaggtGTTGCAGACAGAATAAAGACATTATTTTATCTCATGTCTTCAGAAAAACAACAGTCTGCAGTAAAAACGTCTGCAGGCGCGcaaacataagacataataagatccGCAGACTGAAAAACAAACGACACCCGAGTGTGTGGAttagtttttgttgttgttgttacatgTTAGAGCTTATAAGCCCCCAATAAGCTCCAATAATGGAGTTGAAGTTTGTTGGCTTATTGCTTCATGAAAGAGCTTATAAGCTCGTAAAAATAAGCTTAAACAAAATGACAAACACTTTTGTGAGCTATTTTCGTAAAATCACTCCTAAGTGAGCTATAAGCATATGAAATAAGCTAATCCAAACACATTCGTAGAATCTGTTTAATTTCTTGAAACAAGGTGCCTGGTATCTCTACCTTTGCAAACTTAAAGACTGACCCGCTTCAACACTTCAATTGTGCTATTAATGTTAGCTTACCTACTCCGTAGCCGGCCAGATTATTTTTTTAcctgaatattattaataatgggtATTTTGTGTAAGAATATCTTCATTTTGACCCTTGAATTTTAAGCTAGTTATCTTATTAATGTAAGAATGGAGGCTTTTTAAGATATGTTTACATGAAAATAGTATGTGCTCCGAATCTTTACACTGAAATTTCCAAAATTGTTTAATTACTTTATGATTTATTAAATGTAAATTAGATTATGCAGTGCAATAATCAACTAAACAGAGGCTAAAATACAGAGCCTGCTGACTTTTTTACACCTTTTCTCTTTGTACTGTGTGATGTACGTGTATTAACTTTGTAAGTTATTTCAGGTTTCACGCATACTGCATTCACATTAGGTTACGAGGCTTCACTGAATAAAAGTACAATAGATGGAAATTTAGTTCCACCTGGTGCTCTTGTTACATTTGTCCAGAAAGGGATTCAATATCTTGAACTTGAAGCTAACCTAACATGCGTAAGATTGTTTTCTATATGTTCCACTTTTACTGTTATGATCTTATGATGTTATAGGTCATTTGACTAATAATGGGCTTATTGGGATTTCAGAATGATTCCGACATCGATGAAGATTTCTCTTTTATACAACCTATCGATCTTATCACAAAGGATGTTTATGAATTACAACAAATGATAaaagaaaagaagcaaagtcttcaaAAAGGTAAAAACAGAGAAAAGAACAAGGAGAATAGTACTTCAACACGGGACCATGAACAAGAACATGctagagaaaaagaaaaagaactTGCTAAAGAAAGAGAGATGGAAATCGAGAAGGAACATGTTCGAGAAAGAGAAAAGGAACGCCGAGAAAAGGAGAAAGAAGCGGAGCGTCAACATCAACGTGAACGAGAAAAGAAAATCGAACTCGAACATCAACGAGAAAAAGAGAGGGAAAAACTGTCAAGGGAGAGAGAACGGGAGTTGGAGAAAGAGAAGATGGAAAAGGATAGGGAAAGGGAAAAAGATAAGGGTAAAAATAAAGAAAAGAAGAACATGGATGAGGATAAGATGCGAGTCAAACCTGAAGAAAGTGGGACCGCAGAAGGTAATTCATAAACATCCTTTGTGATAATCATATAATCAATTGATTATTGATTATATGTTAATATGTTATTTTTTGCAATGTGCAGTTGGACCAGAACCAATGGAAATTGACTTAAAAACATCTTCGTCTTCAATGATTCCCAGCTCTGATGTGACAGTGTTAGAAGGTCATACTTCTGAGGTATGTGTAAATTCCTATTTTCTGATTATTACTTTGGCGTTTGTATTCATTTCATTTTAATACGGTGGCTGAATATTACACTATGTATAAAAATTGATCTCAATACCCAACAAAAAGCACTTAAAAATCTAACCCAAACATAACAGTCAAATCAAGTTCATGAAATTAGAGATTTAATTGGACAAAATCAAATCAATAGATGATGAAGTTAGAGACTGTAAATGTGTTTGAAAGGATCAAACTATGTGAATTAAATAAGAAATTAGTATAGTGATGCGGATCGATAATCAAATGGCCAACAACACGAAATGAAAGAGGACTTGAAGAAAAGAAAACCCAGAGGGTTCTtctgttatttttaataattagcCAAAAACTGATTTCATATGTGGTATAACTAAACAATTATAGGAAAAGCCAATACTCAACCGCATGTATCGATTGATCTACTTTCCTAATAAATGACATAAAGGAGTTTCTCAATCACCACTTATTACTATAATAAAGTCTTGTGAAAACACTTGAGACATCATGCAAGGTTGATATTAGTAGTTGAATCCAAACCGTCACTCCCTGCATCATCCTCCCCACCTTGAAATGGACTCGTCCTCGAGTCTTCTTCATTTTTGCTATCTCCAACGTACGGGGACAGATCTGCAACATTGAAGGTGGCTGAAACATTGTAATGCCCCGGAAGTTTGATCTTGTAAGCGTTAGCGTTGATTCGTTTAAGAACTCGAAACGGACCATCAGCACGTGGTTTCAACTTCCCAAACCGACTCGCGGGGAAACGCTCTTTTCGTAAATGAATCCAAACGAGATCATCTTCTTTGTAAAGTACTTTTTTTCGTTGTTTGTTTGCATGGGCGTGGTATGTTTCATTGTGCTTGATAATCTGTTCATGTACTTGTTGGTGGAGTTCTTTAATTTGTTTGGAACGATCATCCCCCTTGACACTATAATGACCGATTATTGGAAGTGGTGCCAAATCAATTGGAGTAAATGGATTTCGCTCATACACAATCATGAATGGACTCATACAATCATGAATGGACTCATTCCTGTTGTGCGATTAATGGATCGATTATAAGCAAACTCGGCTTGCGCTAGCGTGAGATCCCATTGTTTGGGCTGATCACCAATGAGACTTCTTAAAAGGTTTCCCAAGCTTCGATTCGCCACTtccgtttgaccatccgtttgtgggtggtGAGAGCTACTAAACTGTAATTTTGAACCCATACGTTTCCAAAGTGTGCGCCAAAAATGACTAACAAAGTTAGTATCTCTGTCAGAGGTGATGCTCTTGGGAATACCATGAAGTttcacaattttagaaaaatataacTTAGCAATTTGGCTTGCATCATACGTCTTCGAACAAGGCACAAAATGAGCCATCTTGGAGAACCTGTCAACACAAACCATAATCGAATCCTTTTGTCTTTGCGTTCGAGGTAAACCCATGACAAAATCCAAGCTGATGTCCTCCCATGGAGCCTCGGGCACAGGCAACGGGGTGTACAATCCCGCATTATTGCTATGGATTTTTGAGACATGACAAACTCGACACCAAGCAATGACCCGTGAAACATCTCGTGCCACTTTAGGCCAATAAAAGTGTTCATGGATTAAATTCAAGGTCTTGTCCCTTCCAAAGTGACCTGCAAGACCTCCAGCATGATTTTCTAAAATAATAGAATCCCTTAAAGAGCTCAAAGGGATGCATAAACGAGCACCCTTGAAGAGATACCCATCATGTTTAAAAAAATCTTGGAACGGGTTAGAGTCACATTTCCTCCAAATATCTCGAAATTCCGGGTCATCTTGGTATAATTCACGCACATTATCAAAATCACATACCTGGATTTTCAACGTAGATGTTAAAACATACCGCCGACTTAACGCATCAGCTACTGTATTTGTTGTTCCAGATTTATGTCGAATGACGAACGAGTAGGCTTGTAAAAATTCAACCCATTTAGCGTGGCGGGGATTTAGTTTGTGTTGTCCGTTGATATACTTGAGAGCCTCATGATCGGAATAAAGAATAAATTCGTTAGAAAGCAAGTAATGGCGCCAATAATCTAGACTTCGTATAATGGCATAAAATCCCTTGTCGTAAGTAGAATACTTACGACGTGCTTCATTAAACTTTTCACTGAAAAACATAATCGGTTTCTTATTTTGACTTAACACCCCACCAATACCCAATCCAGAAGCGTCACATTCCACTTCGAAAACGTCGTTAAAGTTCGGAAGAGCTAAAACAGGAGCTTCAGTAACCCTTCGTTTTAACTCCTTGAAAGCGTTGTTGGCTTCTTCTGCCCACTTAAATTTCCCACCCTTGAAGGACTCTGTCATCGGTGAAATTATGCTACtaaagtttctaatgaaacgtcggtaaaaggaAGCCAATCCATGAAAACTTCGAATTTCATGAATTGTCATAGGAGTGGGCCAACTTGTAATCGCTTCTACCTTTGTGGTATCCATTCGTATCCCTTCAGCTGAAACCAAATAGCCAAGAAATATGACTTCATTAGTAAGAAAGTGACACTTCTTTCCGTTTGCATACAACTTTTGATCCCGTAAAACTTGGAAAACCTGTTGTAAGTACAACAAATGTTGCTCTGTATCCTTGCTAAAACCAATATGTCATCAAAATATACGACAACAAAATGACCAATAAAAGGTTTAAATAAGTGGTTCATAAGGCGCATGAAAGTGCTTGGAGCATTCGACAACCCGAAAGGCATCACCATCCATTCATATAACCCATCACGTGTTTTAAAGGCTGTTTTCCACTCATCCCCGGGACGCATACGAATCTGATGGTACCCGCTTCGCAAatcgatttttgagaaaactttcgaTCCATGTAACTGATCAATCAAGTCTTCGAATCGAGGAATGGGAAATCGATACTTAATGGTTATCTTGTTCACAGCCCTACTGTCAATGCACATTTGAAAAGTTCCCCCTTTGTACTAACAAAGCAGGTACAGCGCATGGACTCATGCTCTCACGTATAAGCCCTTTCTCAAGCAACTCGGTTACTTGCTTTTGCAATTCTTCAAACTCTTTTGGGTTCATGCGGTAGGCTGGTTTGTTTGGAATAGTTGAACCCGGAAGAAAATCAATACAATGCTGAATTTCCCTCATCAGTGGCAACCCAGGTGGAATATCTTCGGGAAAGACATCTCGAAATTCTGTTAGTAATGGTTGGATTGAACCAGGAACATTCTGTGTGATTTCATTAGCTTCTGTCACTAACAAAGCAAACATCAGAGAATGATTGGTGGCCTTTGTTATACCCAAAAATTCTGATCTAGAATGCACAAGTACATCAGTATGATGTTGTCTTGTGTCAAATGGTGCTAAGGTAATACTCACACCATCTTTTTTGAAGCTATATGTATTCCTAAACCCATCATGTTTAGTCTTTCTATCATACTGCCATGGTCTTCCCAACAAAATGTGACAAGCATCCATAGGTATCACCTTACACCATACTTCATCGTTGTATCTTTTTCCAATCGAAAACTGAATTAAACAACGTTTACTAACCTTGACAAGATTTCCTTTCTTCAACCATGTAAGTTGGTATGGTTCTGGATGGTCCTCCATGGTGAGGCCTAATTTCTCAACCATGCTCGTTGCCACGATGTTCTCACAGCTACCTCCATCGATAATCAAACTACATATTTTCCCCTTTGAAGTACACTTGGTGTGAAATATATTATTGCGAAGCCACAATGTGTCATCAACATTTTTTGATACAGTGGCATTGAGGACTCGTCGAGTTACTAAAGCTTCACCACGGTCAGCGTATACATACTCATTTTCTTCTTCATTTGTATCTTCCTCCTGATCAGTATCATATACGGGTTTTGTGTCTTCGGTTAAAGTTACAAGCTGTTTGTTTGGACAATCCCTCGCAAGATGGCCTATACCTTGGCATTTGAAACATCGAATGACATGTTGATTAGTCGGATTGCTTGTACTACTGCTAGGGATATCAGGTTTTGACGTAGAAGATTTAGGAGATGTTGTCGCGGGTATTCGAGACGAAGGTGTGAATCTGTTCCCCAAAGGTCGACCTCGATTTTTCAACTGTTTTTCAACCTTAAGTGCTAGTCGACACACGTCTAAGTATGACCAGTATGATTGAAGTTGTACTACATTAGAAATATCAGATCGCAGACAACCCAAAAAGCGAGCAATTACTTGTTCCTCTTCTTCCATTACACCACATCTCATGCGTAACCGATCAAACTCAGCAATAAAATCTTCAACTGATGAGTTCCCCTGGGTTACATTGTGGTAGTCCAGAAATGCCTCTTGCCTGTGATTGACAGGGAGGAATTTCTCTTGTAATAACTTCTTCATTTCGGTCCAAGTTTCAACTTTGGATTTTCCCTCTCGCAAGCGTCGTCTCTTTACATGATCCCACCAGAGGGACGCATATTTTCGAAGCTTGATAGCAACAAGTTTTACTTTCAAATGTTCAGGAATGTCCCTCAAGTAAAAAATTCTTTCAACAGTGCTTAACCAATCGATAAATTCATCCTGGTGCATCTTTCCTTCAAACTCGGGAATCTCTATTTTCATACCCATGTTACGAAACGAATCATCCTGATTCAGGCCATAAGGATGTCGACGGGGATTACCGAAAGGATTCCCCCCCACCCCCCACCCCCCAACAAACAATCATCCCAAACGTGAGGTTCCGAGTCAGTTTCCTCATCGTGCAACTCCTGTTGAATCTCAAGTTCTCTAACTCGTTGTTGAAGACGTTGAATTTCGAGATCACGTGGGTCTGGTGCACTGCCATCGTTGCCTCGGTCGGCGCCTCGACGATTAGCATTACGAGTAGATCTCCCACGACCGGCCATTTGGGTACCAAAAGCTCTGATATCAAATGATGCGGATCGATAATCAAATGGCCAACAACACGAAATGAAAGATGACTTGAAGAAAAGAAAACCCAGAGGGTTCttctgttatttttaataataagccAAAAACTGATTTCATATGTGGTATAACTAAACAATTATAGGAAAAGCCAATACTCAACCACATGTATCGATTGATCTACTTTCCTAATAAATGACATAAAGGAAGTTTCTCAATCACCACTTATTACTATAATAAAGTCTTGTGAAAACACTTGAGACATCATGCAAGGTTGATATTAGTAGTTGAATCCAAACCGTCACTCCTTGCATCATATAGTTTTGTAAGTCAGTGCTCAATTGATTTGGTAATGTTTATGATAACTGGAAATTGTGATTTGTAAACCTCTGTTTTTTGGGACTTCGCGTTGACTTGTGATTGCTTAAGATAAACTATGCTCGATATGAGCTATAGAATGGTTTTAATATGAACGAAGTTAcgtatgaaaactttgttttccatTATGTAATAATAAGATAAGATTGGTTGATTGTTGCAGGTTTTTGTATGTGCATGGAGTCCAGCTGGTTCTCTTTTGGCATCTGGGTTTGTGCTTTCTTTTTAAACACAACATTATTTAGGAAATAATAAGCCTTTCTGTATCATTTTAACGGTAATATTCAGTTTATGTAAATAGAGAGTTTCTCATTTTAGTTTATATTTGCTTATTTATACTTTTTAGGTCTGGTGATTCGACAGCGCGAATTTGGAAAATTAATGATGGGCCTTGCAGCTCTAATGCACAAAAGGGTCCCTTAGATGTTACTGTTTTGAAACACCTCAGAGGTAGAACTAATGATAAGAGCAAGGACGTAACTACACTTGACTGGAATGtgagttttttttataaaaaaatgttGTGTTTTAGTTTCGGTCGAAGGGTCGAGTTTGAAGATGGGATTTATCTGTAATGCTTCTTTATACAATTTAAAGTGCTTGTTTatctataattaggataattaatGAGCTAATGATTGTTATAAAACATCTTTCTACAATAATACTCTACATCTTAGAATAAACATTTATTTAGGTTGATTATTGAACTAATCATGATGGTTATAAAAACATTTTATTTACAATCATAATCTAAATTACATTGAATTTAAGATTTCAAGCTCGCTCCTTGTGTGCTTATTTGTAAATCTTAAGGCTTTTGCCTATATGATAATATTGAGCTTttcaaaaagaattttttttttttttttttttttttttttattgaattaAGAGGTTGTATGCTTCTAATATAGACTTCCCTTTAAATCATTTGACTTCTGATTTACCTAAAATTTTAATTTGACCATGTGAGATGAGACACTGCAGTACTCAATCTATTCATAAGttaatgggttgaaattgccacaTCCAATTATGACTTTGTGTTTATATAGGGTGAAGGGACACTTCTTGCAACTGGTTCTTATGATGGGCAAGCCAGAATATGGAGTAAAGATGGTGAGTTATTGTTTGTTTGCTACTTGTTGTCTTTATAAGAAGGATACTTTTAAGGCAAATTTCTTGATTCTTGATTTTCACTTTTTTATTTAGGGGAGCTGGTAAGTACGTTAACAAAACATAAAGGGCCGATATTTTCATTGAAGTGGAACAAGAAAGGCGACTATCTTCTAAGTGGCAGTGTCGACAAAACTGCAATTGTATGGGACATTAAGACTGGAGAATGGAAGCAACAGTTTGAATTTCATACAGGTGTCATTTTACACCTTACTGCTTGtttataattcattattaattaattaattaatattaatataataattaagagAGTTTTGATGATTGCAGCTCCTACACTTGATGTTGACTGGCGTAACAATGTCTCATTTGCAACGTGCTCAACTGACAACATGATTTATGTTTGTAAAGTTGGAGATAATCATCCTGTAAAAACTTTTGCGGGACATCAGGTATGTTCTTAATGGTCACAAGTCCTTTCTTATATATATACTTTCTCGTAATTAGCTTTCttgcaaaaaaaatatatattgtaacaaAATAACATGATACTTAAAATTGGTAATTTTGTAATATTAAATAAGGTTTGAATGTTACTCCAGGGTGAAGTTAATGCAATCAAATGGGATCCTACTGGTTCACTTCTGGCTTCATGTTCGGATGATTCCACTGCAAAGGTGtgattatctatctatctataccgtGTTTGTAATGCATAATGTTTGTTGCTGGTTATTGGTTTTAATGAAAGAATAACATTTGCAGTTAGATTAATTACCAAATATAATAATCATGATGATGTATAGGTATGGAGCTTGAAGCAGGATACCTGTGTGCATGACTTAAAGGAGCATACAAAGGTACAACATTTTACATACTTATCTTAAATGCGACGTCCAAGTTTAGTTGGcattaacattattatataaattttcagGAGATATATACCATCAGATGGAGCCCCACAGGTCCAGGAACAATCAACCCGAACCAGAAATTAGTTCTCGCTAGGTATATACGCTCCcctttataattaaataaataatttgtatatGTATTCAAGTTTATATGTTTCTCTTGTCTTTTATATATACCTTTGGAATTTTCTTTACCGAGCAGTGCATCATTCGACTCTACAATAAAGTTATGGGATGTGGAGACAGGGAACCTTCTTCACAGTCTAGTTGCCCATGGGTACGTACAATACTCAGAACAATTTACCTTTTACGtgcaattttaatttttataattaaattataattattgtCACTGTTGTAACCCGATTACTTCCAATAAGAACTGACCACTCCGATTTTTCAGAATCCGTTTAATTAACCGGTCAACGTCGGTTAATGGGTCAAAATCGGATAtttcggtcaaagtcaaaattggtctacatttcaacatgaatttaaactagaattttagattttgaagaaatgaaagattatgtttatgtttatggttttcttctaAATTTACACGTACAGTTGAAACTtgttatttaaatgtataaaaagtccATTCCAATTAATCCCTGAGTAGCGAGTTTTGCAACCTTGATTATTGTATCCGTAGTCGCGTATTTGGCTTCTAAGGACAATTATTGCTCTTTTAAGAGGGCTAGTTGTTTAAAGAGGTAACCTTTTTTGCTCTTATTTCTGTTCCGGGTAACTAACTTCTTAGGCCAGGGAAGAATTATCAAACACCCAAGTTATTCTAATTAAGGTAAGTACGTAAAATTTAGACACCAGTGCACCAGCAAACTTCAGTTGCTATGTCATCATTATTAAGTGGCTACCGTGTCAGATTACTTTATTAAAAATTATTTGAAGTTGGTTACATTCAGTTAGAACCTTTAATGGTTACTTGCTGGTTTAGAAAAAGTTGGTTCTGCAAAACTGATCTTTTAGCAACTGTAATGTAAATTGTTATGTTGAATTTGAACACAGGGATCCTGTATATTCTGTTGCGTTTAGCCCAAACGGTGAGTATTTGGCAAGTGGATCACTGGACAAGTGCTTGCACATTTGGTCTGTAAAAGAAGCGAAGGTAGTGAAAACTTATACGGGAAGTGGTGGCATCTTTGAAGTTTGCTGGAACAAAGAAGGTGACAAAATCGGTGCATGTTTCTCGAATAATGTAGTTTGTATCTTGGATTTCCGTATGTAATTTTTTAATTTCatcgtaaaaaaaaaaatctcCGGGATTGTTTAGGGAGGTTTCTTAACTTGTGAAAGTTTGGTTAGTTGTAGTTATTTTGGTACGAATTTAGTAACCTTGACTTGTATTTTTATTTAACATGTCAATGTGATATTTAGAGATGTTGATTAATAGATTCATACAAATAAGTTTGTATTGCACTTGTTTGAGTTTTGCTTTCTTTCGTATCTTCTTCGTGACATTTTTCTGAAAAAGTCTGTTCTGGCACCATGAATCTGATAAGTTGCCATGTTTATAAATTTACAAAGATCAATGCTAAAATATGCCTCCATGGCAGATGTTAAACGTCATTTATAAAAGTGAATATTCCTTGaatctcttaaaaaaaaaaaaaaaaaaaaaaaaaaaggatttcaTTAACATCAAACTTAAACATTAAAATATGTATTTAATGTAATACTTCTCCCATTCCAAATCAATTgtccctaaaaaaaaaaaaaaacacatatttaCTTTTTTGTTAATTTTCTTGTTTTATCTTTTACTTTTTAATTACTTACATGTATAAAGTAGGAGcaaaattttttttatcaaattattattttctatttatgAATGAAAGTTTATGATTAATGATTAATTAATGcatcttatcattctcaaaatatATTTTGGGCAGGATGTCTTGATAAGTTGATAAGATCTTTCATGCTCATCCAACTAGAGGATACCTAAGTGTGTGTTGAATCCAAATTTCAACTGTGGTGTATACATTAGTGCATCAAAACGAGATTTTTCAATCATAAATTTCATCATTCAAATTCAACCCCTGTTTCTTTAAGGATCTACTTACCAATACCATGATCACTTAATTTTTTTTGCTATAACATGTTGCTATAACTAAGAACCAAGCTTTCTAAAACATTAACTATCTACGATTCTACTCCTTCAATGATCCAATCTAAACAGCCGACCTTTATTTCCAATCCAAATTTTGCTATATAGAATAACAATTGGTTGTGAAAGCCAGACATAGATTTCATTACCGTTGTCGGAAATTTTTACAACTCATAAAAACCAGTTGGGCACGGTTGCTCACTAGCCTCTGCCTTAGTACCGCCCGTCAAGGGTTATTTTCTTGGGATTATCGTCAAAAAATCCATTTTTTGACCTTTTTTGCGTGAGAagccccattttttttttttttggccaatttgccctcgcaaggagcaagatgtctcttgctcccttgcgccttgcgtccttgatttcacctgggagcaaggagcaaTGTGCCTTGCTCCTTGTTCCCAGGTGAAAGCAAGGACGCAATGTGCCTCTTGCTTCCTTGCTTCCACCTAggagcaaggtgccttgctccCAGTTGGaaccaaggacgcaaggcgcaagggagcaagaggcatcttACTCCTTGCGAGGGCTAATTGACATTTTTTTTGGGCACTCACGCAAAAAAAGTCGaaaaatgggctttttggtgataatctCTATTTTATTTGGTCATACGATGTTACCAGGTTGTGAGTTCAAGTTCACGGATAGACATGCATATATACTATATACCAATGAAAAATATATATTTGTTGTGGGATGCATATGTAAATATgccttaataacttatatatttatttgatgCAATCCGTTTAAAACGAATATAGATTATCTAACTGGATGAATATTGAATATGGTTATAGATGTTTACTGAATCGGATATAGACGATGTATAATCTATGGATGAACTCGAATACACCCGAAAtgcttaaatacatatatatacatataatatacaaatataaatatatcacTATAATTACTCTCATTTATATGTAGTATTTCATTAATTTATTCATAATCCTTTCACCTTTTTGTTGCATTAAGTTTTTAATATTTCTTATTTTTAATAGTGGGACATTTCCTTCATATTTAACAGATATTTCGATTAATGTACCATTTGAAATAAtcatattttaatatgtattttgtTTATCTGTTGG
This genomic window from Rutidosis leptorrhynchoides isolate AG116_Rl617_1_P2 chromosome 2, CSIRO_AGI_Rlap_v1, whole genome shotgun sequence contains:
- the LOC139893994 gene encoding WD40 repeat-containing protein HOS15-like, which codes for MININSQELNYLVYRYLHESGFTHTAFTLGYEASLNKSTIDGNLVPPGALVTFVQKGIQYLELEANLTCNDSDIDEDFSFIQPIDLITKDVYELQQMIKEKKQSLQKGKNREKNKENSTSTRDHEQEHAREKEKELAKEREMEIEKEHVREREKERREKEKEAERQHQREREKKIELEHQREKEREKLSRERERELEKEKMEKDREREKDKGKNKEKKNMDEDKMRVKPEESGTAEVGPEPMEIDLKTSSSSMIPSSDVTVLEGHTSEVFVCAWSPAGSLLASGSGDSTARIWKINDGPCSSNAQKGPLDVTVLKHLRGRTNDKSKDVTTLDWNGEGTLLATGSYDGQARIWSKDGELVSTLTKHKGPIFSLKWNKKGDYLLSGSVDKTAIVWDIKTGEWKQQFEFHTAPTLDVDWRNNVSFATCSTDNMIYVCKVGDNHPVKTFAGHQGEVNAIKWDPTGSLLASCSDDSTAKVWSLKQDTCVHDLKEHTKEIYTIRWSPTGPGTINPNQKLVLASASFDSTIKLWDVETGNLLHSLVAHGDPVYSVAFSPNGEYLASGSLDKCLHIWSVKEAKVVKTYTGSGGIFEVCWNKEGDKIGACFSNNVVCILDFRM